From the genome of Penaeus chinensis breed Huanghai No. 1 chromosome 37, ASM1920278v2, whole genome shotgun sequence, one region includes:
- the LOC125045277 gene encoding basic proline-rich protein-like — protein sequence MILKALQLHPLASESHALTSRHISHANKTSVFIDGNEVEVFLIKQNEENLVPESSRTKKYYNMNKGSWTEVKKDDGWVPGIIVETKEADQNMKMIRGPPPPPPPPPPPPPPPPPPPPPPPPPPPPPPPPPPPPPPPPPPPPPPPPPPPPPPPPPPPPPPPPPPPPPPPPPPPPPPPPPPPPPPPPPPPPPPPPPPPPPPPPPPPPPPPPPPPPPPPPPPPPPPPPPPPPPPPPRPPPPPPPPPPPPPPPPPPPPPPPPPPPPPPPPPPPPPPPPPPPPPPPPPAPPPPPPPPPPPPPPPPPPPPPPPPPPPPPPPPPPPPPPPPPPPPPPPPPPPPPPPPPPPPPPPPPPPPPPPPPPPPPPPPPPPPPPPPPPPPPPPPPPPPPPPPPPPPPPPPPPPPPPPPPPPPPPPPPPPPPPPPPPPPPPPPPPPPPPPPPPPPPPPPPPPPPPPPPPPPPPPPPPPPPPPPPPPPPPPPPPPPPPPPPPPPPPPPPPPPPPPPPPPPPPPPPPPPPPPPPPPPPPPPPPPPPPPPPPPPPPPPPPPPPPPPPPPPPPPPPPPPPPPPPPPPPPPPPPPPPPPPPPPPPPPPPPPPTPPPPPP from the exons ATGATATTAAAAGCATTGCAACTTCACCCTCTGGCCTCTGAGTCACACGCGCTCACCTCCAGGCACATTTCTCACGCGAACAAAACTTCTGTTTTCATTGACGGAAATGAAGTCGAAGTTTTCCtcataaaacaaaatgaagagaaTCTGGTGCCAGAGTCATCGCGGACAAAGAAgtattataatatgaataaaggAAGCTGGACAGAAGTTAAAAAGGATGACGGATGGGTGCCTGGTATTATTGTAGAGACAAAAGAGGCAGATCAAAATATGAAGATGATTA gagggcccccccccccccccccccccccccccccccccccccccccccccccccccccccccccccccccccccccccccccccccccccccccccccccccccccccccccccccccccccccccccccccccccccccccccccccccccccccccccccccccccccccccccccccccccccccccccccccccccccccccccccccccccccccccccccccccccccccccccccccccccccccccccccccccccccccccccccccccccccccccccccccccccccccctccccccccccccccccccccccccccccccccccccccccccccccccccccccccccccccccccccccccccccccccccccccccccccccccccccccccccccccccgccccccccccccccccccccccccccccccccccccccccccccccccccccccccccccccccccccccccccccccccccccccccccccccccccccccccccccccccccccccccccccccccccccccccccccccccccccgcccccccccccccccccccccccccccccccccccccccccccccccccccccccccccccccccccccccccccccccccccccccccccccccccccccccccccccccccccccccccccccccccccccccccccccccccccccccccccccccccccccccccccccccccccccccccccaccccccccccccccccccccccccccccc cccccccccccccccccccccccccccccccccccccccccccccccccccccccccccccccccccccccccccccccccccccccccccccccccccccccccccccccccccccccccccccccccccccccccccccccccccccccccccccccccccccccccccccccccccccccccccccccccccccccccccccccccccccccccccccccccccccccccccccccccccccccccccccccccccccccccccccccccccccccccccccccccccccccccccccccccccccccccccccccccccccccccccccccccccccccccccccccccccccccccccccccccccccccccccccccccccccccccccccccccccccccccccccccccccccccccccccccccccccccccccccccccccccccccccccccccccccccccccccccccccccccccccccccccccccccccccccccccccccccccccccccccccccccccacccccccccccccccccccccccccccccccccccccccccccccccccccccccccccccccccccccccccccccccccccccccccccccccccccccccccccccccccccccccccccccccccccccccccccccccaccccccccccccccccccccaccccccacccctccccccccccccccc